In the Plasmodium gaboni strain SY75 chromosome 13, whole genome shotgun sequence genome, tataaatatctggtatattttcatattcttttaatatatttttatcatatttaaaatattcttGATTAGGATCTAATTTACTTAATTTTTCAGTTATTACTATATATGCActatgttttttttttaatttttgatatatttcATTACGTTTTTGTCCCTTctttattcttttttctaATGTATTTCGATACTTATATTTAAACTTTTTTgtcatatataatttaaaagcatctttaattttatatatatttaaaatattatatgttttattattatgtgtACCTTTTGTATATGTcttatttaaataattgCCATTCATAAAACAAATAACAATAGATAAATTTGAGGAAttaagaataatatttataatactAAATACAGTAatttcaaataatatatgcCACAATTTCATTCTTCTCAACTAAAgtatgtatgtataatataatggTCATAAGAAgtattcatatatatatgcatttataaattttttctttttctaatttaaacatgtttatatatatatatatatatatatatttctgTCGATTGGTTGAAACATATTcctatatttttattctgTTATATCTTAATTTTCAAATCTTATAAAGCctataaatttttttgcttttaaattttttctttaacattttccttttatttttctttttttttaatacattatatatatagtaataaaatatatcataacaatatattcatattgttaataaaataaggttaactttttatatttctctGCTACTTGTAAAATGATAAGCTTTAACTTTTAAATGttcattattatgtattattcgggtttataaaataaacataaacattaataaatatacaaatatatatttatttattaaacaagaaaaagaaaatatatacacaccaaaaaaaaaaaaaaaaaaaattaaaaaataaataattatgattatatatatatatatatatatatttataccAATTAATGTGTATTTTGTGatgaaatatatacttgatatatatatatatttatttattttatttatatatacatttttccacacaaataatatttcatatatgttcaatcatttatatattaatcatacaatttttttctcaAATAAGGATTTTCATgcttatttttattctttatatttttctttttttctctttaatttatcatataatatattttatagttttatatttatttattttttttttttttttttttttgtacCTTAAAAAGtagtttaaaaaaaaaaagaaaagaaaaattaataataattcatattgtatatatatacaaaaatgTAAGCAAAAAATTAAGAGCACTTATATTGTTCACATAAATcataacatatatattataattatgtgtactttatatataattaatttatacttaatatataagtatCAACACAAACgttatttttaaaaacaattttaataacaattttttttttttttttttttttttttttgttatcaatttttttcgtattacaaattataaataataagaatatatatttaaaaatgattgctctattaaaaaaagtaaaaatatatataaataatacctataaaaaaatgaaaaatgatttttagatattatacaaaattatataaacatcAATGTccatataaaaatatcctatataataaataccttttagaagaaaaattacaatatttttatgatagtataaaaaagaataattattcaactttatatgaaataaaaaaaaatgatcatttaaatgttaagaaaaataatggagaatttctattattgtctgatatatatatgataaaacaaaataacttatttctattaaataatgtaaaaagaaatttttattataatagATGTATACTAAAAGGAATTAATAATGATTCACCcttttattatgataaaaaacattttaGTGGTAGAAGCGGAGGattgaaaagaaaaaaaaaaccaaAAGAACAAAGAATTTTAAATACTGGGTCAGCTAAAAGATtagaatttttttatcctaaaaaaaaaaggagaCAACGTATTGGTTTAATACAAAATAGCAGGAAAAACATTGTctatgataatattttcaaaagATTTCTTgtatatcattataaaCAAGGAATTCAAGTTTTTAGAAGCTTTAgttgtaaaaaaaaaagaaattttgAAGCAGCGAGAAATAAAGCAATAATATTAGCTaatcaatataataaaagatttaataaacataatatcAAGGatcaagaaaaaaaagatacAAAAAATACACCTCTCAATGTTATGGATAGTAACCTAATAGctaaatataataatgaattaaTTAAACAAATTAATGTTATTCcagataaaaataaaagtgGTTATAGAGGTGTATTTTATGAACCTTCCTATCATGCATATATTTGTACATATAATGAAGCAGGTGTAAGAAAATttcaaatatttaaaatacaaaataatgattatCTTGAAGCATATCATTTAGCTGTCATGTGTAGACGATATaaactttttaaaaactACCAATTCGTTTTTCAAAGAAATAGAATACGAAGCGGAAGAATACCACTCAAGTAGCTACTCTTTTTATAACACCAcatgtaaatataaatatatatataaatatttttatgttttttaaattaaacAGTTATCAAAATTAACacatttaaaatttatatatatatatatatatatatttcaacATACTGAATATAaacacacacatatatcaaattaatataatatgtacatgtaaaacaattttttttttttgttttattttttattttatgttatttatttaatcAGAATCTGATATAACATTAATCTTCTTAATCAGAACACgatttatatattccaCTAACTGATTAAACTTTTTACTTTCcatattttgttttaaaaaGTCTAATTTATTCTTATACTGATTTTCATCATTCATTTCTAAAATACACCTTGTACAGCTTTCTCCctaaaataataaaaaaattaaaatgtaaaaatatacaaaatatataaaatatatataatatataaaatatatataatatataaaatatatataatatataaaatattcaaaatatataaaacatatataatatacaaaatacatatattacaataatattaataatattatttacatatatttatttttgtatttatatatggCAATATATGAAGAcataaaaacatataaaacTTAAAACATTCTTATTTTTCGTACCAGTAATTTAAAGGCGggtatattattaaacaatgctaataatatattatccATTATAATCATAAAGTTCTTCACATTTTCTTTGTATATATCATTctttttcttaaaaatattttttattgcCTTAAAATAATATCTGTGTATTTCAATAGATATCATTATAAATGGAGGTAATTTCAAGAgattaataatattatatataaataataaacaatcattattatcataattatattttgttaaattataaaaaatttgatAACATATATGTTGTAAACTATTGACTTCTTCTTTTATcatatgtaaatatatttctttaaatgtatctataaaattttctttttttaaaatatcataaACGTTCTTAATCTCACTAATATGTAAAACAAAGTAATAGGAAGTAGTATCTAAAGTATTACTTTTTAAGGATAAAATAGGTTCAAgatattcttttttttttggtatatgtaaaaatattaatagtatatatatttttgttgaataaaaggatatatctttattagTATGATTAAATAATGGTTTAACAcaatttataattttaattaatatattttttatattaatatctgcattatttaaaatatttgataatatcattaatataGTAATAGATATTTGTAAATTTATTTGtacattaatattatttaataaatcatttatTAGTAAATCAACTCtagataattttttctcagatataatatttaaaatataaataatttgattttttaaattttcattatttaatgatTTTATAATACAAGTTTGTAATTGTGGTATTAATGGTTTTACATAATCACttccttttttaattaatacTTCAAAAgttgaaaatatataaaatttgGCTTGTTcaataaatttatttgttaaGATACGTATAAGAATACCTGATATCTTTAACATGAATGGTcttgatatattaatatttgtatatataaataattttctGATAATATCTATTGCCTTTGTTTTAATATCTGTATTAttagataataatactaCATTAGTAAACATATTCATtaaagatgaaaataatgGTTTACATAAATTTAATCCTACAATTTCGTATTTATCATGTACTATTTCAttgaaattattatcagtacaatatttatttataacatcataaaatatattagtatatctataattatcttctaattttttaattaattctattaaatatatatatattatagatGATATATCAAGTACAtctttattaatatctacaaaaacataatttgataaaacatttatatacatttctattctttctatatttaataaatacatttttttatatacatttatattttttttatttatattttttattatattttttggtttattaatattatttatattatctatattattaatattatcttGTGTACTCattaaattttcatttgataataataaagatatatcttcattatttattatatctaaGAAGTATTTAAAAATAGATAAAATGATCTCTCGAATTTTTCcattattttctttatattcTAAATATGATAACTCATCTAAGTTATTCTTATCatgtataataaaatatctttttaataaatctGCAGATTCTTGTGATTTTTTATCTTCTTCTAATTTTAAACAATCATATGTTCTGCATAAActattatatgataaatcACATTTACTAGAATATAATTTCAGTTCTGATAATAAGGACtcaataaatatatctacatttctctcatttatatttcttaaaaaatCTTTTAAACACTTAGTTATATCTTTCATATCCATATCTATTTCATAGAATGGttcattcatattttgTGTTTCATTAGAATActctatattattataaaatgaacTGTTTCtacttattttattgtttttacttttttctttctcattatatgttattgtattatcattcatattGTCTTTAATATTTCCCTTTTCGTGTCCATCTTTATATTGTTCTTTATTCTCTTCCTTAAAAGACGACAGAATTAAAgcataatttttaatatcaaTTTCATGTGTTTCTTTTAATCTATTTATATTGtgtaaaat is a window encoding:
- a CDS encoding transcription factor with AP2 domain(s), with amino-acid sequence MIFRYYTKLYKHQCPYKNILYNKYLLEEKLQYFYDSIKKNNYSTLYEIKKNDHLNVKKNNGEFLLLSDIYMIKQNNLFLLNNVKRNFYYNRCILKGINNDSPFYYDKKHFSGRSGGLKRKKKPKEQRILNTGSAKRLEFFYPKKKRRQRIGLIQNSRKNIVYDNIFKRFLVYHYKQGIQVFRSFSCKKKRNFEAARNKAIILANQYNKRFNKHNIKDQEKKDTKNTPLNVMDSNLIAKYNNELIKQINVIPDKNKSGYRGVFYEPSYHAYICTYNEAGVRKFQIFKIQNNDYLEAYHLAVMCRRYKLFKNYQFVFQRNRIRSGRIPLK